The following nucleotide sequence is from Planctomycetota bacterium.
CCGACAATCCGCGCCGCCGGGACTGAGCTATGGTGTTTTGAGCCCTTCGGGCTCAACTGCAACCTCAGGCGGCGCCGCTTTGTAGCGTTGTAGTACTAAGCGGGGTTACATAAGTTTTGCGCGGTGGTTCGCCGCGGGGCTTGCCCCGCGTCCCGGCGCGCCGGGACCAGCGCCCCGCCCCGAAGGGGTCCAACCGCTGAACAGGGACAAGCGGGGCGGCGAACCGGCCTGCCACCGCCTCAGTTACTCCGTCACTCTGTTACTCAGTCACTTGCCTGTTTCGTATTCCACCAGGCGGATGCAGACCTTGTCCTGCGCCAGGCGCGCCCGCCAGAGCCCGCCCCACGGCACATCGTTCATGAGGATGGAGAACGCGACCCATCGGCCCGAGCGCGTCCGGACGTAGCCCGAGAGGGCGCTCACGCCCGCGACGTACCCCGTCTTCCCGTACACGTTGCCCTCCGCCGCCGTGCCGCGCATCCGCGACCGCAGGCTCCCGTCCTCTCCCGCGACGGCAAGGGTCCCGATGAACGCCTCTCCGTGGCGCTCGTACATCAGCGCCAGAAGTTCCGTCACCGCGAGGGCAGTCAGGCGATTCTCTTTCGAGAGGCCGGAGCCGTCGCGGTCGGCCGGCGCCTTGGCACCGTACTCGGCCCGGGGATTCGCGGCGTAGGCGCCGAGGAGTTTCAACAGGCACTCGGCATAGAACCCCTGGCTGCGCTTGTTGGCGACGGTGACGGTCGCGCCCAAGGGCGAAGTGTGCACCAGGTCGCACACGAACGCCGGGTGCACGCCCTCCGGGCCGACGAGTGGCGCCCGCTGGACCGGCCCGGCGACGACGATGCCTTCGGCGCGCAGCGTCTCGACGAGCGCGGAGCCGAAGTAGAGAGTCGGATTGTGGACGGCGACGTTCTGG
It contains:
- the dacB gene encoding D-alanyl-D-alanine carboxypeptidase/D-alanyl-D-alanine-endopeptidase, with the translated sequence FEAEVVHPNWPANQRHQWYEAPAGALNLNDNCVDVRLAATKAGEFADVRLVPPTAYAVLDNQMKTVAKKDHHRYGVAREVLGAGLPGLRLRASGGYWAEAAPAVQNVAVHNPTLYFGSALVETLRAEGIVVAGPVQRAPLVGPEGVHPAFVCDLVHTSPLGATVTVANKRSQGFYAECLLKLLGAYAANPRAEYGAKAPADRDGSGLSKENRLTALAVTELLALMYERHGEAFIGTLAVAGEDGSLRSRMRGTAAEGNVYGKTGYVAGVSALSGYVRTRSGRWVAFSILMNDVPWGGLWRARLAQDKVCIRLVEYETGK